The genomic interval cccaggtctcccacattgcagacagattctctaccagctgagccaccagggaagcccaagaatactggggtgggtagcctatcccttctccaggggatcttcctgacccagagatcaaactggggtctcctgtactgcaggcagattctttaccaactgagctatgagcaTAGTAACCAACTGCCAAATGAATCTTTGGAAAGTGCTATCCATCAAGGTTCAAGACCTGTTAAGTCTCTGATTAGAAATACCTATCTACTCAGTTGCCCTGAGGTTCGGAACATACTTGCTTCTATCATTGTTATGCTGAAAATGGaagtggtaaaaataaaaactggtttCCCCCCTTTTATAGCCATATGGGATTATTATTCTGGAGCAGTATTTGAAATAATCATTGATTTCTTTTGtctctgtctgctgctgctgctgctgctaagtcgcttcagttgtgtccgactcttgtgtgaccccatagacagcagcccaccaggcttccctgtccctgggattctccaggcaagaacactggagtaggttgccatttccttctccaatgcatgaaagtgaaaagtgaaagagaagtcgctcagtcatgtccgactctttgcgaccccatggacggtagcctaccaggctcctctgtctgtgggattttccaggcaagagtactggagtggggtgccatcgccttctccggtctctgtctaaaatatattaaactgGTATATTTCATACTAGGTGGCCTAATTAAACCAACAGTGAATTACATGGGTTCTGTCTTAAGTTCTCTTTGAACTATCAAtgaattattttttcatctttttttatacaattttatttactgggtcttcgttgctgcgcactggccttttctctagttggggtgaacAGGGGCTTCTTACTGcttcttctcttgttgtggagcatgggctctagggcacatgggcgtaagtagttgcggtgtgtgggctcagtagtagtggttcccaggctctagaccacgggctcaatagttgcggcacgtgggcttagtcactccacagcatgttggatcttcccaggccaggggtcgaagtgtcccctgcattggtaggcagattctttaccactgagccaccagggaagcccatattcttaTTACTCTTCACAACTGTACTTTGTCTTTTAAGGTTATATTTTCTAATGTTCATAACAGGTTTGAAAGTTGAAAAAACTTCAGTAACTTTTAGTGTACCCAGAAGCAGAGAAGAACTTTTTCATGAATGTTACCAagacagaaataagtgaaaaataatgtattaaaacTTAAAGGTGCCCCCAGGGAGCGCTGGGGAGAGGACTGAGCTGAGACTGAAAGGAGGAGACAGGCTGGAAAGGGAAAATTGCCTAAGCACGACGATCCATGGGTATTTATGAAGTTCCTAATATTGAGGAAGATTACAAAATATAAAAGCTTTTCATCTCGTGTTTCAGGAGTTGAGAATCTAACTAAGAGAAAGATAATACATATGAAACAGAGTAGTTAAGTAGTATTAAGACGATGCCCATTACCTACAAGAGCTTAGGGGAGGTACTATAGAGCGTAAAGACTACAGTGCTCCGTCTTTGTTTATCTggttatttttggccatgctgggtcttcacggCTGTGCCCAGGCTTCACTCGTTGCAGCGACCGGGGCTGCTCCTCAGTTTCGGTACGAGGGCCTCTCACTGCAGTAGCTTGTCTCGCTGCGGAGCGCGAGCTCTAGGTGCTTGGCCTCGGTAGCTGTGGTGCGAGGGCTTGGTCCGTAGCATGTGCTTTCTCCCTGAACCAGGGGTCGTGCCTGCGTCCCCTGcgttggctggcagattcttaaccactggacccccaggaaagtcCTACAACTGTTTTTGAAGAAtggttaaattttaaataaagaactgaaaataaatacaatcCAGATGATAGCAAGCATACCAAAATGAATTTGGAAGCCAAAAGAACACTCATGAGTGCAGATGAACAGGCACTTACATAATACCAGTGGGAATTTAAACTCTAGGCAGCTTGGCCATAAATCACGAGCCTTAAACAAACATTCTTTcctatatggcagttctatttttaggaaTTATCTTAAGAAAATCATTAGAGAAATTGAACACAAGAAGTTCATCCCACCTTTATAATACAGAAACGCTGGAAACACACCAACTGACAGAATGTCTATATTAATATGGAAATGAGAAAGAGCAAATGATGGCACATCATGCTGTTACTATAAGAATGGGTGCTTGGGGaatgggtgtgtgtatatgtgtcctTAGGTACATAGGGGAAGTCAGCAAGCTTATATCCACCACATTGTGAATCATTTTTAACTCTGTATAGTTAGACAGCTGATGaccttacttttttcctttttgctttccaATGTGATaagcatgtattattttttgaaataggttttaaagaaaaacagagcttaATAAGAATcagaatagggacttccctagtagtccagtggctaagattctgtgcttccagtggagggggcccgggttcaatccctggtcaaggaactagatctcacatgctgcaactcagaGGTCACATGCTGAAattaagatcctgcctgccacagctaagacccagcacaagcaaaaaaaaaagaaaacaaaaaaaaaaaatcagaataagggGCAACCATTTACAATGTTTATTAAGAATGtattttttctacctttttaaaTGTTAGAGAAGCTATGATCTTGGTTAGGTTCTAGAACTTACAGAATTTTGGTTTGAAAAGGTCCTGTCCCACCCAGCACCCATCCCACTTGGCTAGAAAGGCTAACTGAGCtgagatgttttttcttttaactcttaAAGAATTGTACATCTGTATAGGTAACTAGTTACAGACTAGCATTTTCTGTTTATCTGTAGTTAATAACTTTGATTTAGAACATCAGAAGCATCTGGAAGAATCTTTTCATTTCCTGGATCCTTGTATCATTTTATCCTTTCTTTTGCTCCTGTGTAGGTTCTGTCATAATGAATGGATCCAGTGTGGCGAATACAGCACCCAATATAAAATCCAAAGAGGACCAGGTGTTAAATGGGCATGATGAGAAGGAAAACCCATTCGCAGAGTACATGTGGATGGAGAATGAAGAGGATTTCAACAGACAGGTAAAGAAGTGAAATGTAGTTCAACAGCTGTATTTTACCATCAGTCTGTCAAAAGAAAATTGTGTTCATTGGCTTTAGAATAACTTGAAAATACATAGACGCCTGATCAGGGCTGACCAAAAAGCAACTTCAGTTGCTAAGAGACCAAAttgaagataccttggaggacaATATTGAAATTTTTCTATCATGCTAATTAAAAGAGGATCCAATGCCATGGTGTTCTGGTGTAGGCTTCTGGGAAACAGCAGCTGTGTGCAGACAGACCAGCCTGGCATGCCCCAAGTAGGAACTCAGGGACTGGCAGAATGCAAGTCTGAGATAGTGTATTTGGTGGGGGAAGGCTAGACTCCttccacaaagacccagcagtaATCAGTTGTCTTAAATCTCTGTGGTTGTAACACCCCCAGGTAAGCACTCCAGGTAGACAGGTGACTCTGCAACCACTTGATGCCCTCCATCATTTTGCCCTGCCACTCCCAGGGCACTTGGCAACTGTAGGGTAACTCGAAGTCAAGCCATAGGAAAGGGAGAGAGCCAAATGTCAAGGCAAAGGGTCTCCTTTTAACCAAATGATGCCAGAGTACTCACATCCCTTCTTGGGGACGTTATGTGATTATAGTTACATGGCCATATCCAGCATGGGAGACAGGAAATTCGATTTTAACTGTACAACTGGTGCTTTGGGGAGATGGAAACAAGTTTAGGAAACAGCCAGGAGTTTCCACCTGCTGTGGCTCACTGTGTTATGATCTGTGTGAACAGTACATAGACCATGCTTCCTATGACACCCGTGGGCCCAGGTAACTGCTTTTGTGGCTTGTGCCTGTAAATAAGGGTAGACTTAATATGGAAGAACATGTTATGCTCTCGGGGAAAGTTTTAGGGCAGATCCTGAGCAGTCATGTTAAATCTTgtagtttggaaatattttcagttGTTATTTTAAGTACTTTGTAACTAATTtacttgagattaaaaaaataaaaagtatagttAATTGTAAGGTTGAAATCATATGTTTAAGTCTTGCTACAGGTGACTTTTCCTTTGGATTCAACTATATTGGCTAGTTTGGGTGATTATTTTTGCTTGACTAGCCCTCTGGTGGCGGCATACGAGCTGTGAATCAGTCACCAGGCAGCCTACAGGGATGGCCAAACATGAAGCGGGAGGCCTGTGAAAATCACGCTGATCTCCAGAGTGAAGCATACTCTTTACCAAGAGTTAACAGGGTCTgcaaataagtataaaatatccTTGCTATATATTGCTTTAGATTTAAGATACTCTTTTTCAGAAATATGCAAgttgtttaaatatttgtattatttcttcttgttttgaaagaattttctaCTGGTATGCCAGAAAGTGTTCTTTATATCTTTCTAAGGTTCTGAAAGTATTTTTCTCCCGAAGGGGCTTTATTACTAGCAAAGGGGGCCAGAAGCTGGGAGTTGGTTTTGGTTTAATCTCCACTGTCCAGGTAGTAGTCTAGATACATAGTTCCTGAACCCTTTTCATACTTGTAAAATGGGAAATTTAAGAACCGCCTCTCaataagattgaaaaaaaatgtcaagctttaaaatgattttctgttAAGTGCCATATGAAAAATATCTGTGTCACATATTAGATCTGTGAAAACCTGGAATTTCTGCTATTTTGACTATTTCCTGTCTTATTTTTTATGGAATTTGATTGAAAATACTAAAAGTTATATTTCTTTCTAGCCTttcattaaaaggatcataaTTCTTAGTAGATCTCATACAAGATCATTCTTAGTTGCAAAGTTATAACCTCTGAAAGAAAGAGGTAAAAAAAGACTAGAAAGTGTGAGTCCCACTGGGACAGTTAAGTCTGAGCTCTTCCCCGTTTCTTGCCAGGTGGAGGAGGAGCTGCAGGAGCAAGAATTCTTGGACCGCTGCTTTCAGGAGATGCTGGACGAGGAAGACCAAGACTGGTTTATTCCATCACGAGACCTGCCTCAGGCCATGGGACAGTTGCAGCAACAGTTGAATGGACTGTCAGTCAGTGATGGTCATGCTTCTGAAGATATTTTGGTAAGCGCATACGTAGTTCCACATGTGACAGTGAAAAGAATATAGGATTTG from Budorcas taxicolor isolate Tak-1 chromosome 11, Takin1.1, whole genome shotgun sequence carries:
- the PAIP2B gene encoding polyadenylate-binding protein-interacting protein 2B — its product is MNGSSVANTAPNIKSKEDQVLNGHDEKENPFAEYMWMENEEDFNRQVEEELQEQEFLDRCFQEMLDEEDQDWFIPSRDLPQAMGQLQQQLNGLSVSDGHASEDILSKSNLNPDAKEFVPGVKY